In a single window of the Rhineura floridana isolate rRhiFlo1 chromosome 3, rRhiFlo1.hap2, whole genome shotgun sequence genome:
- the CHMP6 gene encoding charged multivesicular body protein 6 isoform X1 encodes MGNLFGRKRRSRVTEQDKAVLQLKQQRDKLKQYQKRISLQLERERTFARQLLKDGKKEKAKLLLKKKRYQEQLLDKTENQISNLERMVQDIEFTQIEMKVIEGLKIGNECLNKMHQVMSIEEVERIMDETQEAVEYQRQIDEILAGSFTTEDEDAILAELDAITQEQIDLPEVPSEPLPEKIPGKGTEAERERDLGRETSPIRVKPKPELVAAS; translated from the exons ATGGGGAATCTGTTCGGGCGCAAGCGGCGGAGCCGGGTCACCGAGCAAGATAAGGCCGTGCTG CAACTGAAACAGCAACGGGACAAACTAAAGCAATATCAGAAAAGGATATCACTGCAGCTGGAGCGGGAGAGGACTTTTGCTCGGCAACTTCTAAAAGATGGCAAGAAAGA GAAAGCCAAGTTATTACTGAAGAAAAAACGGTATCAAGAACAACTGCTGGACAAGACAGAAAACCAAATTAGCAACCTGGAACGCATG GTCCAGGATATTGAATTCACGCAAATTGAGATGAAAGTGATTGAGGGTCTGAAAATCGGTAATGAGTGTTTAAATAAGATGCACCAG GTTATGTCAATAGAAGAAGTGGAAAGGATCATGGATGAAACCCAGGAAGCTGTGGAGTATCAGAGG CAAATAGATGAAATACTGGCTGGCAGCTTCACTACAGAGGATGAAGATGCCATCTTAGCAGAATTAGATGCCATCACTCAG GAACAGATTGATCTTCCAGAGGTTCCGTCAGAGCCCCTCCCAGAAAAGATTCCAG GGAAGGGGACTgaggcggagagagagagagaccttggtagag AAACATCGCCGATCAGAGTCAAACCAAAGCCAGAATTGGTGGCCGCATCTTAA
- the CHMP6 gene encoding charged multivesicular body protein 6 isoform X2, giving the protein MGNLFGRKRRSRVTEQDKAVLQLKQQRDKLKQYQKRISLQLERERTFARQLLKDGKKEKAKLLLKKKRYQEQLLDKTENQISNLERMVQDIEFTQIEMKVIEGLKIGNECLNKMHQVMSIEEVERIMDETQEAVEYQRQIDEILAGSFTTEDEDAILAELDAITQEQIDLPEVPSEPLPEKIPETSPIRVKPKPELVAAS; this is encoded by the exons ATGGGGAATCTGTTCGGGCGCAAGCGGCGGAGCCGGGTCACCGAGCAAGATAAGGCCGTGCTG CAACTGAAACAGCAACGGGACAAACTAAAGCAATATCAGAAAAGGATATCACTGCAGCTGGAGCGGGAGAGGACTTTTGCTCGGCAACTTCTAAAAGATGGCAAGAAAGA GAAAGCCAAGTTATTACTGAAGAAAAAACGGTATCAAGAACAACTGCTGGACAAGACAGAAAACCAAATTAGCAACCTGGAACGCATG GTCCAGGATATTGAATTCACGCAAATTGAGATGAAAGTGATTGAGGGTCTGAAAATCGGTAATGAGTGTTTAAATAAGATGCACCAG GTTATGTCAATAGAAGAAGTGGAAAGGATCATGGATGAAACCCAGGAAGCTGTGGAGTATCAGAGG CAAATAGATGAAATACTGGCTGGCAGCTTCACTACAGAGGATGAAGATGCCATCTTAGCAGAATTAGATGCCATCACTCAG GAACAGATTGATCTTCCAGAGGTTCCGTCAGAGCCCCTCCCAGAAAAGATTCCAG AAACATCGCCGATCAGAGTCAAACCAAAGCCAGAATTGGTGGCCGCATCTTAA